In one window of Coralliovum pocilloporae DNA:
- a CDS encoding sugar ABC transporter ATP-binding protein, producing MTPIVTMTAIDKRFPGVHALKDARFELRPGEVHALMGENGAGKSTLMKILSGIYQSDGGELLIDGQPANPDTPRAAQALGIGIIHQELSLMNDLTAAQNIFIGREPRKSFGRLDDTALNAETADIFASMNLNLDPKALVGTLTIAKQQMIEIAKALSYRSRVLIMDEPTAALNDAEIAELFVIIRRLKQEGVGIVYISHKMDELKQIADRVTVMRDGETVDTVDAKDTPISSIISMMVGREVTEEPLDVPDLSDAELSLEVLGLNRGHDLQNISFSVRRGEILGFAGLMGAGRTEVARAVFGADPHDSGEIRVHGKAVAISSPKDAVKAGIGYLSEDRKHFGLATGMTVRDNIAMASMDRFHGKTGVLDDTAMRETAKGYIRTLGIRTPSDSQEVKLLSGGNQQKVVVAKWLLRDCDILFFDEPTRGIDVGAKSEIYKLLEQLAADGKAIIVISSELPEIMRLSHRIAVMCEGRLTGILPGGKDTTQEDIMKLATQRDAAMQVTGIAL from the coding sequence ATGACACCGATCGTCACAATGACAGCCATCGACAAGCGCTTTCCAGGCGTCCATGCCTTGAAGGATGCCCGATTCGAGCTGCGCCCGGGAGAAGTCCACGCCCTGATGGGCGAGAATGGTGCCGGAAAGTCCACGTTGATGAAGATCCTGTCGGGCATTTATCAAAGCGACGGCGGTGAGCTCCTGATTGATGGCCAACCTGCGAACCCGGACACCCCGCGTGCAGCGCAGGCACTTGGTATCGGCATTATTCATCAAGAACTGAGCCTGATGAATGACCTCACCGCAGCCCAGAATATCTTTATCGGCCGCGAGCCCCGCAAGAGCTTTGGACGGCTGGACGATACAGCGTTGAATGCAGAAACTGCTGACATCTTCGCTTCGATGAATCTCAATCTGGACCCAAAAGCACTCGTTGGCACACTCACAATTGCCAAACAGCAGATGATCGAGATTGCAAAGGCTCTCTCCTACCGGTCCCGGGTTCTCATTATGGATGAACCGACCGCCGCGCTGAATGATGCTGAAATTGCCGAATTGTTCGTGATCATTCGACGCCTCAAGCAGGAAGGTGTCGGGATTGTCTATATCAGTCACAAGATGGATGAGCTGAAGCAGATCGCAGATCGCGTCACTGTGATGAGGGATGGTGAAACTGTCGATACGGTGGACGCAAAGGATACGCCTATCAGCAGCATCATTTCCATGATGGTTGGTCGCGAGGTGACAGAAGAGCCTCTTGATGTACCTGATCTGAGTGATGCTGAACTCTCGCTCGAAGTCCTGGGCCTCAATCGCGGCCATGATTTGCAGAACATCAGTTTCTCTGTCCGGAGGGGTGAGATCCTTGGCTTTGCCGGCCTGATGGGTGCGGGTCGGACCGAGGTGGCCCGTGCAGTCTTCGGCGCGGACCCGCATGACAGCGGCGAAATTCGCGTCCATGGCAAGGCGGTTGCCATCTCATCTCCGAAAGATGCGGTGAAAGCCGGAATTGGCTATCTGTCTGAAGACCGGAAGCATTTTGGCCTCGCAACAGGCATGACGGTTCGCGATAACATCGCCATGGCATCGATGGACCGGTTTCACGGCAAAACCGGTGTTCTGGATGACACCGCCATGAGAGAGACCGCAAAGGGTTATATCCGGACCCTGGGCATTCGCACACCCTCCGACAGTCAGGAAGTCAAGCTGCTCTCAGGTGGCAACCAGCAGAAGGTGGTTGTGGCGAAATGGCTTCTGAGAGACTGCGATATCCTGTTCTTTGATGAGCCCACGCGCGGCATTGACGTCGGTGCCAAGTCGGAAATCTACAAATTGCTGGAGCAACTTGCAGCAGATGGCAAGGCCATCATCGTGATCTCGTCAGAACTGCCCGAGATCATGCGCCTCAGCCATCGTATCGCGGTGATGTGCGAAGGACGCCTTACCGGCATCCTGCCAGGCGGAAAAGACACCACACAGGAAGATATTATGAAGCTGGCCACTCAACGGGATGCCGCCATGCAGGTAACAGGAATAGCACTATGA
- a CDS encoding amidohydrolase family protein, which produces MRIDAHQHFWTIARGDYGWLKPELKPLYRDFGPDDLHPLLQAAGLDGTILVQAAPTRAETDFMLGLARETPFIKGVVGWADFESQTASDDIRQMAGSPALVGLRPMIQDIPDPDWMLRPDLAPAFDALIEAGLVLDALTLPHHLSNLKTLLARYPDMKVVIDHGSKPLIRDGIFEGWAEDMAAIAAETGAFCKLSGLITEAAENWTADDLRPYVRHLLTCFGPERLIWGSDWPVCTLAGTYHAWLAATADLLSDLSDGQQAKILGLNAVEVYGLAL; this is translated from the coding sequence ATGCGCATTGATGCTCATCAGCATTTCTGGACCATTGCACGTGGGGATTATGGCTGGCTTAAGCCAGAGCTCAAGCCGCTCTACCGGGATTTTGGCCCTGATGACCTCCACCCCTTGCTGCAGGCTGCCGGTCTTGATGGAACCATACTGGTTCAGGCGGCGCCGACACGTGCAGAAACAGATTTCATGCTTGGTCTGGCACGTGAAACGCCATTTATAAAAGGTGTGGTTGGCTGGGCTGATTTCGAAAGCCAGACAGCATCGGATGATATCCGGCAGATGGCAGGCAGTCCGGCACTTGTGGGTCTGCGGCCGATGATACAGGACATACCCGATCCCGACTGGATGCTGCGCCCTGATCTTGCGCCCGCATTTGACGCGCTAATTGAGGCCGGGCTGGTCCTTGACGCACTCACCCTGCCGCATCACCTCAGCAATCTGAAAACACTGCTCGCACGTTATCCGGACATGAAAGTGGTGATCGATCATGGGTCAAAACCATTGATCAGGGACGGCATTTTTGAAGGCTGGGCCGAAGACATGGCGGCCATTGCCGCAGAAACAGGTGCCTTCTGCAAACTGTCCGGCCTTATTACAGAAGCGGCTGAAAACTGGACGGCCGATGACCTCCGCCCCTATGTGCGGCATCTGCTCACCTGCTTCGGACCTGAAAGGCTGATCTGGGGCAGTGACTGGCCAGTCTGCACCCTGGCAGGAACCTATCATGCCTGGCTGGCGGCGACCGCAGACCTTCTGAGCGACCTGTCAGATGGGCAACAGGCAAAAATCCTGGGCCTCAATGCGGTGGAGGTCTACGGTCTCGCGCTGTGA
- a CDS encoding fumarylacetoacetate hydrolase family protein: MKLLRYGPKGSEKPGLLDADGNIRDLSEHISDLSGDTLSDASLDKIRELNIADLPWVGGNPRIGPCVGQVGKFVCIGLNYADHAEESGMALPEEPVIFFKATSAIIGPDDTVEIPRGSVKTDWEVELGVVIGKETKYVSEADALDHVAGYCVINDLSERDFQLHRSGQWVKGKSADTFGPIGPWLVTRDEIPDPQDLPMYLDVNGHRYQDGSTRTMHFSVATVISHLSQFMSLQPGDVISTGTPPGVGMGQKPETYLKPGDRMELGIAGLGVQKQPVVASA, translated from the coding sequence ATGAAACTCTTGCGTTACGGCCCCAAGGGGTCGGAGAAACCCGGTTTGCTTGATGCAGACGGCAATATCCGGGATCTGTCAGAACATATTTCCGATCTGTCAGGAGACACACTGAGCGATGCTTCTCTGGACAAGATTCGCGAGCTCAACATCGCAGACTTGCCCTGGGTGGGCGGCAATCCCCGTATCGGCCCGTGTGTCGGCCAGGTGGGCAAGTTTGTCTGTATCGGGCTTAATTATGCTGATCATGCAGAAGAAAGCGGCATGGCGCTTCCTGAGGAGCCGGTGATTTTCTTCAAGGCGACCTCGGCCATTATCGGCCCCGACGATACGGTAGAAATTCCACGTGGCTCGGTGAAGACCGACTGGGAAGTGGAGCTCGGCGTCGTTATCGGCAAGGAAACCAAATATGTTTCAGAAGCCGACGCCCTTGATCACGTGGCTGGATATTGTGTCATCAATGATCTGTCAGAACGGGATTTCCAGCTTCATCGCTCCGGTCAGTGGGTGAAAGGAAAATCTGCCGATACCTTCGGCCCGATCGGCCCATGGCTTGTAACCCGTGACGAAATTCCTGATCCGCAGGATCTTCCGATGTATCTGGACGTGAACGGGCATCGCTATCAGGACGGATCCACCCGGACCATGCATTTCAGCGTCGCAACCGTCATCTCCCATCTGTCACAGTTCATGAGCCTTCAGCCTGGTGATGTTATCTCAACCGGAACACCTCCGGGTGTTGGCATGGGTCAGAAACCTGAAACCTATCTTAAGCCAGGTGACAGGATGGAACTGGGCATTGCCGGTCTGGGCGTTCAGAAGCAGCCTGTGGTGGCAAGCGCATGA
- a CDS encoding ABC transporter permease, with protein MSVTSDAKQKHESKSALSGLGDSGAYQKVLAFASLIALLIAFSIASPNFMQTSNMIAILQATSVNGVLAVAATLVIITGGIDLSVGTMMTFCAVVAGVVLTYWGMPLPLGVLAAIAAGACCGLCSGTFIAKMKIPPFIATLGMMLILKGLSLVISGTRPIYFNDTPGFDQISRGSLIGEVFPALPIPNGVLILFLVAILTSYILGRTVLGRYTFALGSNEEAVRLSGVNTDAWKIRIYALAGGICGIGGILIASRLNSAQPALGLGYELEAIAAVVIGGTSLSGGRGTVLGTLIGALIMAVLTNGLRVLSVAQEWQTVVTGAIIILAVYADMLRRQKAK; from the coding sequence ATGAGTGTCACAAGCGACGCCAAGCAGAAGCATGAATCCAAGTCAGCGCTTTCCGGGCTGGGTGACAGTGGTGCCTACCAGAAGGTTCTGGCCTTCGCCAGCCTGATCGCACTGCTGATTGCTTTCTCAATCGCGTCCCCCAACTTCATGCAGACCTCGAACATGATTGCCATTCTGCAGGCCACATCGGTTAACGGTGTTCTGGCCGTTGCGGCGACACTGGTTATCATCACTGGCGGCATTGACCTTTCGGTCGGCACCATGATGACCTTCTGCGCTGTTGTCGCTGGCGTGGTTCTGACCTATTGGGGCATGCCGCTGCCCCTCGGAGTTCTGGCAGCGATTGCAGCCGGTGCCTGCTGCGGTCTGTGTTCCGGCACATTCATTGCCAAAATGAAGATTCCGCCCTTTATCGCCACTTTGGGCATGATGCTGATCCTGAAGGGTCTGTCCCTGGTGATCTCGGGCACGCGTCCGATCTATTTCAACGACACACCCGGGTTTGACCAGATCTCACGCGGCTCCCTGATTGGCGAGGTTTTTCCCGCCCTGCCTATTCCGAACGGTGTTCTGATCCTGTTTCTGGTCGCCATTCTGACCTCCTACATTCTGGGTCGTACTGTCCTTGGCCGTTACACCTTCGCGCTGGGTTCCAATGAAGAAGCCGTCCGTCTTTCCGGCGTCAATACAGATGCCTGGAAAATCCGCATCTATGCCCTTGCAGGCGGCATCTGCGGAATTGGCGGCATTCTTATCGCATCCCGTCTGAATTCTGCACAGCCAGCCCTTGGGCTTGGCTACGAGCTAGAAGCAATCGCAGCCGTGGTTATCGGCGGAACATCCCTGTCCGGCGGGCGTGGCACGGTGCTCGGCACTCTGATTGGAGCCCTGATCATGGCTGTTCTGACCAATGGCCTGCGCGTTCTGTCTGTTGCCCAGGAATGGCAGACCGTTGTGACGGGAGCAATCATCATTCTTGCCGTCTATGCAGACATGCTGCGCCGGCAGAAAGCGAAATAA
- a CDS encoding GntR family transcriptional regulator gives MTKDIDASHLADIAELEGSLAQRVYQTIREAILSLDFPPGAILRKGAICDALGVSRSPVSEAIARLSAEGLVNVVPQSATRVSYFSMWEIREGSFLREALELAAVAKVAEDVTDEQIAQLSRNMRLQQLLVEDGDYSGFYQTDEEFHGLMMQFTGFKRVTTVASTVSLQVTRARMLLLPTQGRVSETLVEHQAIVDAIKNRDPSTAQDVMRFHLRQLMPRIEMLAKERPDLFLTE, from the coding sequence ATGACCAAAGATATTGATGCGAGCCATCTGGCTGACATTGCGGAGTTGGAAGGATCTCTGGCGCAAAGGGTCTACCAGACCATCCGCGAAGCTATTCTGTCCCTTGATTTTCCACCCGGAGCCATCCTTCGCAAGGGTGCGATTTGCGATGCACTTGGGGTGTCGCGATCGCCGGTTTCAGAGGCTATTGCCCGTCTGTCAGCGGAAGGGTTGGTCAATGTGGTGCCTCAGTCTGCCACGCGTGTCTCATACTTCTCCATGTGGGAAATTCGGGAGGGGTCGTTCCTAAGAGAGGCTCTGGAGCTGGCCGCAGTTGCGAAAGTGGCTGAAGATGTCACGGATGAGCAAATTGCTCAGCTTTCCCGCAATATGCGGCTGCAGCAATTGCTGGTGGAGGATGGCGATTATTCGGGCTTTTATCAGACCGATGAGGAATTCCATGGGCTGATGATGCAGTTTACCGGCTTCAAGCGTGTCACCACTGTAGCGTCTACGGTTTCTCTTCAGGTGACCAGGGCCCGCATGCTGCTGTTGCCAACACAGGGTCGTGTTTCAGAGACCCTGGTTGAGCATCAGGCCATTGTTGATGCGATAAAAAACCGGGATCCGTCTACAGCGCAAGACGTTATGCGGTTTCATTTACGGCAACTGATGCCACGGATTGAGATGCTCGCCAAAGAGCGTCCCGATCTGTTCCTGACTGAATAG
- a CDS encoding RbsD/FucU family protein, which translates to MLRNIDPVLSPDLLHALRAMGHGDEIVIADANFPAESSGTLCLRADGVTADVMLRAVLSIMPLDTFVPDPALSMQVVGDPDAIPEAVSHFQGIIDEVADNPIPIRALERFAFYERARQSFVVVQTGEQRLYGNIILKKGVIG; encoded by the coding sequence ATGCTGCGTAACATCGACCCTGTTCTGTCGCCTGATCTGTTGCATGCACTGCGCGCCATGGGGCATGGCGACGAGATTGTCATTGCGGATGCCAATTTCCCTGCTGAGAGCAGTGGGACGCTCTGTCTGCGGGCTGACGGGGTGACCGCGGATGTGATGCTGCGCGCGGTCTTGTCCATCATGCCGCTCGATACATTTGTCCCCGATCCCGCTTTATCCATGCAGGTGGTAGGCGATCCGGACGCTATACCGGAAGCCGTGTCCCATTTCCAGGGCATCATTGATGAAGTAGCGGATAATCCGATCCCGATCAGGGCGCTGGAGCGGTTTGCGTTTTATGAGCGCGCACGACAGTCTTTCGTGGTGGTGCAAACCGGTGAACAGCGTCTGTACGGAAACATTATCCTGAAAAAAGGTGTCATCGGGTAA
- a CDS encoding L-fuconate dehydratase: protein MTRITGFRTHDLRFPTSQSLDGSDAMNPDPDYSAAYVILETDGSHEGHGLTFTIGRGNEVCVTAIRALGTLITGLDLDWIKNDMGRFWRHVTGDSQLRWIGPDKGAIHLAAGAVINAVWDLWAKETGKPVWELVSEMSSEDILKLIDFRYLTDVLTPEEALDILRKAEPGKAGRMKTLRDEGYPCYTTSAGWLGYPDDKLRRLCREAKAAGFTHTKFKVGRDLEDDIRRLTIAREELGDEMNIMIDANQVWEVDEAIDWVKELAFARPYFIEEPTSPDDVVGHRKIRQGVAPIKVATGEMCQNRILFKQFISEGAIDVVQIDSCRMGGLNEVLAVMLMAAKYNLPVWPHAGGVGLCEYVQHMSMIDYVAISAEKDSKRIEFVDHLHEHFIDPCVVENGVYRAPSKPGFSVQIKNATLRDFEFSHRLAAE, encoded by the coding sequence ATGACCCGCATTACTGGCTTTCGCACCCACGATCTGCGCTTTCCCACATCCCAGTCCCTGGACGGGTCAGACGCAATGAACCCGGACCCCGATTATTCGGCGGCCTATGTGATCCTTGAGACCGATGGCTCCCATGAAGGACATGGCCTTACCTTCACCATCGGGCGCGGCAACGAAGTGTGCGTTACTGCCATCAGGGCGCTTGGCACTCTGATAACCGGCCTTGATCTCGACTGGATCAAGAACGATATGGGGCGGTTCTGGCGGCACGTGACAGGTGACAGCCAGTTGCGCTGGATCGGGCCGGACAAGGGTGCCATCCACCTGGCTGCCGGTGCTGTTATCAATGCGGTCTGGGACCTCTGGGCGAAAGAGACAGGCAAACCTGTCTGGGAGCTGGTCTCGGAGATGTCATCCGAAGACATCCTGAAACTGATTGATTTCCGATATCTGACGGATGTGCTGACGCCTGAAGAGGCGCTGGACATTCTGCGGAAAGCTGAACCAGGCAAGGCCGGGCGCATGAAGACGCTCCGGGACGAGGGCTATCCCTGTTACACCACCTCTGCCGGATGGCTCGGTTATCCGGACGACAAGCTGCGGCGTCTCTGCCGTGAGGCCAAGGCCGCCGGGTTCACCCACACAAAGTTCAAGGTCGGCAGAGATCTGGAAGACGACATCCGCCGCCTGACCATCGCCAGGGAGGAACTGGGCGATGAGATGAACATCATGATTGATGCCAATCAGGTCTGGGAAGTGGATGAGGCCATAGACTGGGTGAAGGAGCTGGCATTCGCCCGACCTTATTTCATCGAAGAGCCGACAAGTCCTGATGATGTGGTTGGTCACCGCAAGATCCGCCAGGGTGTTGCCCCTATCAAGGTTGCCACTGGTGAGATGTGCCAGAACCGGATTCTGTTCAAGCAGTTCATCTCAGAGGGCGCCATCGATGTTGTACAGATCGACAGTTGCCGGATGGGCGGGCTGAACGAGGTTCTCGCAGTCATGCTGATGGCAGCGAAATACAATCTGCCAGTCTGGCCGCACGCCGGAGGTGTTGGCCTTTGCGAATATGTCCAGCACATGTCGATGATCGATTACGTGGCGATCTCCGCAGAGAAGGACAGCAAACGGATTGAATTTGTCGATCATCTGCATGAGCACTTCATTGATCCGTGTGTGGTTGAGAATGGTGTCTATCGCGCGCCATCAAAACCAGGCTTCTCAGTCCAGATCAAAAACGCAACGCTGCGCGATTTTGAGTTTTCTCATCGGCTTGCAGCGGAATAA
- a CDS encoding ABC transporter substrate-binding protein translates to MFTRRFIIGALSAVALSATGSIASAADEVYIPLVSKGFQHQFWQAVKAGAEKAAGEFNVRITFEGPDNETMVDRQIDMLAAALANKPAAIGFAALDSQAAIPLLRQANEAGIPVIAFDSGVDSDIPLSTATTDNSAAAGLAADKMAEMIGGKGKVAVVAHDQTSRTGIDRRDGFVNRIAEKYPDIEVVTVQYGQGDHLKSTEVTKAILTANPDLKGIFGTNEGSAIGVVNGVSELGTKGLVIIGYDSGKAQKDAIRSGLMSGAITQNPVGIGYETVKAAVAAIKGETVPDLIDTGFFYYDASNIDDPQIAAVLYD, encoded by the coding sequence ATGTTTACACGCCGTTTTATTATCGGTGCCTTGAGTGCTGTTGCCTTGAGCGCCACCGGATCAATCGCATCCGCTGCGGATGAGGTGTACATCCCGCTGGTCTCGAAGGGCTTTCAGCACCAGTTCTGGCAAGCTGTCAAAGCTGGTGCGGAAAAGGCCGCCGGTGAATTCAATGTACGGATCACATTTGAAGGCCCGGACAACGAGACCATGGTGGACCGGCAGATCGATATGCTGGCCGCCGCTCTTGCCAATAAACCGGCTGCTATCGGATTTGCCGCACTGGACAGCCAGGCTGCCATTCCTCTTCTGCGTCAGGCGAATGAAGCAGGCATTCCGGTGATCGCTTTTGACAGCGGCGTCGACAGTGACATTCCACTGTCAACCGCAACAACAGACAACAGCGCAGCCGCAGGTCTTGCCGCTGACAAAATGGCCGAAATGATCGGTGGCAAGGGGAAGGTTGCCGTTGTTGCCCATGACCAGACCAGCCGTACCGGCATTGACCGTCGGGATGGCTTCGTCAACAGAATTGCAGAGAAATATCCCGATATCGAAGTGGTAACCGTGCAATACGGTCAGGGTGATCATCTGAAATCCACAGAGGTGACCAAGGCCATTCTGACAGCCAACCCTGATCTGAAAGGCATTTTCGGCACCAATGAGGGCTCCGCCATCGGCGTGGTCAATGGCGTCAGTGAGCTGGGCACCAAGGGCCTTGTGATCATTGGTTATGATTCTGGCAAGGCCCAGAAAGATGCCATTCGCAGCGGGCTGATGTCCGGAGCAATCACCCAGAACCCGGTCGGTATCGGCTATGAAACCGTCAAGGCGGCTGTCGCCGCGATCAAGGGCGAAACCGTGCCAGACCTGATCGACACCGGTTTCTTCTACTACGACGCGTCCAATATCGACGACCCGCAAATCGCCGCGGTTCTTTACGACTGA
- a CDS encoding SDR family oxidoreductase, with protein MTSSRLAGKRILITAAGQGIGRSTAERFAAEGAEIIASDINDTSLAELASIDGITALKLDVTDAEAVADAITSLGRLDVLFNCAGYVANGSILECDERDWDFSFDLNVKAMYRLSKLVIPGMLEQGGGSIINMSSVASSMKGVPNRFVYCASKAAVIGMTKAIAADFITRGVRCNAICPGTVDSPSLHDRLRATGDYDQAMKDFIARQPMGRIGTADEIAALALYLASDESAYTTGQAFAIDGGWSM; from the coding sequence ATGACATCCTCAAGATTGGCCGGAAAACGTATTCTGATTACTGCTGCAGGCCAGGGCATTGGCCGGTCTACAGCCGAGCGCTTTGCCGCTGAAGGCGCAGAAATCATTGCCAGTGACATCAACGATACCTCCCTGGCAGAGCTGGCCAGCATTGACGGCATTACCGCACTCAAGCTTGATGTAACTGATGCAGAGGCTGTCGCGGATGCCATTACCAGTCTCGGCAGGCTGGATGTCCTGTTCAATTGTGCGGGCTATGTCGCAAACGGCTCCATCCTCGAATGCGACGAGCGTGATTGGGATTTCAGTTTCGACCTCAACGTGAAAGCCATGTACCGGCTGTCCAAACTGGTTATCCCCGGCATGCTTGAACAGGGTGGCGGCTCTATCATCAACATGTCGTCGGTGGCATCCTCCATGAAGGGTGTGCCCAATCGGTTTGTCTATTGCGCCTCAAAAGCCGCCGTTATCGGTATGACGAAAGCCATTGCCGCGGATTTCATCACGCGCGGCGTCCGGTGCAACGCCATCTGCCCGGGCACGGTTGACAGCCCGAGCCTGCATGACCGGCTGAGGGCTACAGGCGACTACGATCAGGCGATGAAAGACTTCATTGCCCGCCAGCCCATGGGGCGGATCGGCACAGCCGACGAGATCGCCGCGCTGGCACTTTATCTCGCCAGCGACGAAAGCGCTTACACCACCGGCCAGGCCTTCGCCATTGATGGCGGCTGGAGCATGTAA
- a CDS encoding complex I NDUFA9 subunit family protein: MGSAINGKLVTVFGGSGFLGRHVVNALARRGYRVRAAVRRPDLAHHLQPLGIVGQVTPVQANIRYRQSVDQAVAGADAVVNLVGILFPTGRQSFDAVQDTGARAIAEASQAAGIETLVHVSAIGADADSKSAYARSKAAGEAAALETCPDAIIMRPSIVFGPEDDFFNKFAEMARLAPALPLVGGGGTRFQPVYVGDVADAIADAVDGKLKPGTTYELGGPDVKSFAELLQMMLQLTCRRRALVPLPFGLAKTIGFFAEFLPKPVLTRDQVELLKRDNIVSDEARAEGRTLDGMGFKPRTLASVLPTYLERFRPQGQFQPKDNGA; encoded by the coding sequence ATGGGTTCTGCAATCAACGGCAAACTGGTCACGGTTTTCGGAGGCTCAGGGTTCCTGGGGCGTCATGTTGTCAACGCTCTGGCCCGTCGCGGATACCGGGTTCGGGCTGCTGTCAGACGGCCCGACCTGGCACATCATCTGCAGCCTTTGGGCATTGTCGGGCAGGTGACACCGGTGCAGGCCAATATCCGCTACAGACAATCTGTTGATCAGGCTGTTGCTGGTGCGGATGCGGTGGTCAATCTGGTGGGGATCCTGTTTCCGACCGGTCGCCAGTCATTCGATGCCGTGCAGGATACAGGCGCGCGCGCCATTGCAGAAGCCAGCCAGGCCGCAGGAATAGAAACACTGGTTCATGTCTCGGCAATCGGGGCAGATGCCGATAGCAAGTCAGCCTATGCCCGATCGAAAGCCGCAGGGGAAGCCGCCGCGCTTGAGACCTGTCCGGATGCCATCATCATGCGCCCGTCTATCGTCTTCGGACCGGAGGATGATTTCTTCAACAAGTTTGCCGAAATGGCGCGCCTGGCACCGGCACTGCCTCTTGTCGGGGGTGGGGGGACCAGATTCCAGCCGGTTTATGTGGGCGATGTGGCGGATGCCATTGCTGATGCCGTGGATGGCAAGCTGAAGCCAGGCACCACTTATGAACTGGGTGGACCGGATGTCAAAAGCTTTGCCGAATTGCTGCAGATGATGTTGCAGCTTACCTGCCGCCGCCGGGCGCTGGTACCTCTGCCATTCGGGCTGGCCAAGACCATCGGGTTCTTTGCGGAATTCCTGCCAAAGCCGGTTCTGACGCGGGATCAGGTGGAATTGCTGAAGCGGGACAATATTGTCTCGGACGAAGCTCGTGCCGAAGGGCGCACCCTTGACGGGATGGGCTTCAAGCCGCGAACACTTGCATCTGTCCTGCCGACCTATCTTGAGCGGTTTCGCCCGCAGGGGCAGTTTCAGCCGAAAGACAACGGTGCCTGA
- a CDS encoding aldo/keto reductase: protein MKIDDICKLNSRTARPVLLTRMGFGGAPLGNLYRKVREDDAQSALQAAFDAGIGYFDTAPQYGLGRSEERFGRAIKRFGRDNIQLSTKIGRLLLDCEPHEVTPEAFVDVPQKRIVFDYTYDGVMRSYEASRKRLDVACADILLVHDVCAFSQGSQEASDAKVRELFDDGGFRALTELRASGDIAAIGAGVNEWQVCEKLLGLGDFDGFLLAGRYTLLEQDALDSFLPLCAQRDVGIILGGPYNSGILATGPVPGAKYNYADAPPEILDRVRKIEAVCNAHETPLIAAALQFVLGHPSVKTVIPGAVSAEEVKANVALLERPINPSLWSDLKAEGLIRPDAPTPEEAAHAA from the coding sequence ATGAAGATTGATGATATCTGTAAACTGAACAGTCGTACGGCCAGGCCTGTATTGCTGACCCGGATGGGATTCGGTGGCGCGCCGCTCGGAAATCTTTATCGCAAGGTCAGAGAGGACGATGCTCAGTCTGCGCTGCAGGCCGCGTTTGATGCAGGCATTGGTTATTTCGATACTGCGCCTCAATATGGACTGGGCCGGTCAGAGGAGCGGTTTGGCAGAGCCATCAAGCGGTTCGGGCGCGATAACATTCAGCTGTCAACCAAGATTGGCCGTCTGTTGCTGGACTGTGAGCCTCATGAAGTGACGCCGGAAGCCTTTGTGGATGTGCCGCAGAAGCGGATTGTCTTTGATTACACCTATGACGGGGTCATGCGGTCTTATGAGGCCAGCCGAAAACGGCTGGATGTAGCCTGCGCCGATATTCTTCTGGTCCACGATGTCTGTGCTTTCAGCCAGGGCAGCCAGGAGGCGTCGGACGCAAAGGTGCGTGAACTTTTTGATGACGGTGGTTTCAGGGCGCTGACCGAATTGCGGGCATCCGGCGACATTGCTGCTATTGGTGCCGGTGTGAATGAGTGGCAAGTCTGCGAGAAGCTCCTGGGGCTTGGAGATTTCGACGGCTTTCTGCTGGCCGGTCGCTATACCCTGCTGGAGCAGGATGCTCTCGACAGTTTCCTGCCTCTCTGTGCGCAGAGAGATGTGGGGATCATTCTTGGTGGGCCCTATAATTCAGGTATTCTGGCCACTGGCCCTGTCCCGGGTGCAAAATATAATTATGCTGATGCGCCACCGGAGATTCTGGACAGGGTCCGCAAGATAGAAGCAGTCTGCAATGCTCATGAGACGCCTCTCATTGCGGCTGCCCTGCAGTTTGTTCTTGGGCATCCATCCGTCAAGACTGTCATTCCGGGTGCGGTCAGCGCGGAAGAGGTCAAAGCCAATGTGGCTCTGCTCGAGCGCCCCATAAATCCGTCTCTCTGGTCTGATCTGAAGGCGGAAGGTCTGATCCGCCCTGATGCGCCGACACCAGAGGAGGCGGCACATGCTGCGTAA